From Desulfobotulus pelophilus, a single genomic window includes:
- the feoB gene encoding ferrous iron transport protein B gives MKPTVIALGGNPNAGKTTLFNALTGSRQRVGNYPGVTVEKREGDVLHGETRIRVVDLPGTYSLTSWSDEERVARNVLVQERPSAVIDVVDATNLDRNLYLAVQFLELGVPLVLALNMMDEVQKQGRRINTPQLSHLLGVPVVETVARRGEGKEALLDAAVQLAGKRKGNWQPLEISYGPDVDPVLKKMTEILETQTRLKDLYPCRWLALRYIEGDPEIRSLCDTSQELASKLQGITASLDDHCQKTLRTHADSIIAGYRYGFITSITREVVQRGEDSMENRLRTSEKIDRVLTHQLGGPLIMLMVFYLLFEATFAIGEIPMGWVEALFGWMGDMASALISPGLLQSLIVSGIIDGVGAVMGFVPLILVMFLLVTFLEDAGYMARMAYMLDRIFRIFGLHGASVMPFVISGGIPGGCAVPGVMAARTLRSPKERLATLLTAPFMSCGAKVPVFLLLSAAFFGDYAAQAMFWITLSSWAAALLVARLLRSTLIRGEATPFVMELPPYRMPTLHGVLLHTWERAWQYIKKAGTVILAIAILIWVSMTFPGLPENRTEAFERERMAVVGLPDSEAQLLLIDNAEGQAALRHSLAGRVGTALEPISSLAGFDWKTNIALIGGFAAKEVIIATMGTAYSMGEVDPEDSQGLAQRLASDPSWTVATAIALIAFVMLYSPCFVTIVAIAKESSWKWATFSMVFNTALAFAASVFLFQIFSRMI, from the coding sequence ATGAAGCCCACAGTCATTGCCCTTGGAGGAAATCCCAATGCGGGGAAAACCACCCTCTTCAATGCCCTCACCGGCTCCCGTCAACGGGTGGGAAACTACCCGGGCGTTACGGTGGAAAAACGGGAAGGAGATGTGCTCCACGGAGAAACACGTATCCGGGTTGTGGACCTTCCCGGTACCTATTCCCTCACATCCTGGTCCGATGAGGAAAGGGTAGCCCGCAATGTTCTGGTACAGGAGCGTCCCTCTGCGGTAATTGATGTGGTGGACGCCACCAACCTTGATCGCAACCTCTATCTGGCGGTACAGTTTCTGGAGCTGGGCGTTCCGCTGGTTCTGGCTCTGAACATGATGGATGAGGTCCAGAAGCAGGGCCGCCGGATCAATACCCCTCAACTTTCTCATCTTCTCGGAGTACCGGTAGTGGAAACGGTGGCACGCAGAGGGGAGGGTAAAGAGGCCCTTCTCGATGCCGCTGTTCAGCTTGCCGGAAAACGAAAAGGCAACTGGCAGCCCCTGGAAATTTCCTACGGTCCGGATGTGGATCCCGTGCTCAAAAAAATGACGGAAATCCTTGAGACCCAGACCAGACTCAAGGATCTCTACCCCTGCCGATGGCTGGCACTCCGCTATATCGAAGGAGATCCTGAAATCCGCAGTTTATGCGATACCAGTCAGGAACTGGCTTCAAAACTGCAGGGAATAACAGCAAGCCTTGATGATCATTGCCAAAAAACCCTCAGAACCCATGCGGACTCCATTATTGCCGGATACCGCTACGGCTTCATCACCTCCATCACCAGAGAAGTGGTTCAGCGAGGGGAAGACAGCATGGAGAACCGTCTGCGAACGTCCGAAAAAATTGACCGGGTGCTTACCCACCAGCTCGGCGGCCCCCTGATCATGCTGATGGTCTTTTACCTGTTGTTTGAAGCCACCTTTGCCATTGGGGAAATTCCCATGGGATGGGTGGAAGCCCTTTTCGGGTGGATGGGAGATATGGCTTCCGCTTTGATCTCTCCGGGACTTCTGCAGTCTCTCATTGTTTCCGGCATCATTGATGGTGTGGGTGCTGTCATGGGTTTTGTGCCTCTGATTCTTGTCATGTTTCTCCTTGTTACTTTTCTGGAGGACGCCGGATACATGGCCCGCATGGCCTACATGCTGGACCGTATTTTTCGTATTTTCGGTCTCCATGGTGCTTCGGTCATGCCCTTTGTCATTTCCGGCGGAATTCCCGGAGGATGTGCCGTTCCGGGTGTCATGGCCGCCCGGACCCTGCGCAGTCCCAAAGAACGGCTGGCAACCCTGCTGACGGCCCCTTTCATGAGCTGTGGTGCCAAAGTTCCGGTATTTCTTCTGCTCAGCGCTGCATTCTTCGGTGACTATGCCGCACAGGCCATGTTCTGGATCACCCTTTCTTCATGGGCCGCCGCCCTTCTGGTGGCCAGACTGCTCCGATCCACCCTCATACGGGGAGAGGCCACCCCCTTTGTCATGGAGCTGCCTCCCTACCGTATGCCCACCCTCCATGGAGTGCTGCTGCATACCTGGGAAAGGGCCTGGCAGTACATCAAAAAAGCAGGTACGGTTATCCTGGCCATTGCCATTCTCATCTGGGTGTCCATGACCTTTCCCGGACTTCCCGAAAACCGTACCGAAGCCTTTGAAAGGGAGCGGATGGCCGTAGTCGGACTTCCGGACAGCGAGGCACAGCTTCTTCTCATTGATAATGCAGAAGGCCAGGCAGCTCTTCGCCACTCCCTGGCCGGCCGCGTGGGAACGGCGCTGGAACCCATTTCCAGCCTTGCCGGTTTTGACTGGAAAACCAACATTGCCCTCATCGGTGGTTTTGCAGCCAAAGAAGTCATCATTGCCACCATGGGAACGGCCTATTCCATGGGCGAAGTGGACCCAGAAGATTCCCAGGGGCTGGCCCAGCGTCTGGCTTCCGATCCTTCATGGACAGTGGCCACGGCCATAGCCCTGATTGCTTTCGTCATGCTGTACAGTCCCTGCTTTGTCACCATTGTGGCCATTGCAAAGGAATCCAGCTGGAAGTGGGCCACCTTCAGTATGGTATTCAACACAGCCCTTGCCTTTGCTGCATCGGTTTTTCTTTTCCAGATTTTTTCACGTATGATCTGA
- a CDS encoding FeoA family protein — MTIKPMRRMRVNETAFIHEVLAEGELGRKLREMGLVPGAKIRITGRAPLKDPVALRIGDFTLTLRNNEADWIRVEERP, encoded by the coding sequence ATGACCATCAAACCCATGCGCCGCATGCGTGTCAACGAAACCGCCTTCATCCATGAGGTCCTTGCCGAAGGAGAGCTGGGCCGAAAACTTCGCGAGATGGGCCTTGTTCCCGGAGCAAAAATCCGGATTACGGGTCGTGCCCCCCTGAAAGATCCTGTGGCTCTGCGCATAGGAGATTTTACCCTCACCCTGCGCAACAATGAAGCGGACTGGATTCGGGTGGAGGAACGCCCATGA
- a CDS encoding TIGR03546 family protein encodes MIQPIASFLKILNSEASPAQISLALCFAMVAGFIPFFNPFTLCVLFVVLVLRVNLSAFLLGWGFCTVLAFVMDPLFHSLGLVLLSFTGLEALWTSLYNIPLIRLTHFNNTVMMGSLVVSFLLFIPLFFMLQFLIGKYRGHFMGWIQKTRMAQIIKGTKVFMAYRALR; translated from the coding sequence ATGATACAGCCCATTGCTTCTTTTTTAAAGATTCTGAATTCAGAAGCTTCGCCTGCGCAGATCAGTCTTGCCTTGTGTTTTGCCATGGTTGCCGGATTTATTCCGTTTTTCAATCCTTTTACCCTCTGCGTGCTGTTTGTGGTGCTTGTATTGAGGGTTAATCTTTCGGCCTTTTTGCTGGGATGGGGCTTTTGTACGGTTCTGGCCTTTGTAATGGATCCTTTGTTTCATAGTCTGGGGCTCGTTCTGCTTTCCTTCACTGGACTGGAAGCCTTATGGACCAGTCTTTACAATATCCCGCTTATAAGGCTGACCCATTTTAACAATACGGTTATGATGGGCAGTCTGGTGGTATCCTTTCTGCTTTTTATTCCTCTTTTTTTTATGCTTCAGTTCCTTATCGGAAAATACCGAGGTCACTTCATGGGCTGGATTCAGAAGACCCGTATGGCTCAGATCATCAAGGGGACCAAAGTTTTTATGGCTTATAGGGCACTTCGCTGA
- a CDS encoding TIGR03545 family protein: protein MTKWIRWPGLVAFLVITGLLVAGTVLFSGPLIAKGVELAGTRIVGARVDVASARPGLFPLGLRLSGIEVTDPNEPMTNAIEIAGIRMKMDASALMLGKVDVREMAVEGIRMGTPRRVSGALPEKKKEEKKKMTVPSVMDRLPMPSMEIPDVSVILERASLGSLEEADRLERTLREEYERFEQRLRNLPDADDFAAYRTRIEDLRKGGGLAGVLAGARELREIKVDVDKDMLALRRARQEMEESVADLRRRIRSLKNMATNDVHELVSRYGISSEGLSNMTGLLLGPEWEAHLRKGLGLYRRVEPLLSRAREREKKPEPEKPMRREGTDIVFAESPLRPDFLIRRATLSLEIPAGSLKGSLRNATAQQPMVGSPMELDFKGDQLSGLESIGVQLVFDRVTPQVPADHFWLGGKGWQPGAMGSGDLTFLADRADFTLDLQNRSGVLKGRVELDFSGVSWEMADSGDSVRAAVASGLRGVDRIAVEADLTGTLEKPKLRISSSLDTVVREAVTRAAREATEALRIRLTEEVQAQTDERIRELERQLGGVAGLRQILDERLNLAGRLNI, encoded by the coding sequence ATGACAAAGTGGATCCGCTGGCCAGGCCTTGTGGCTTTTCTGGTGATAACCGGTCTTCTTGTGGCGGGAACGGTTTTGTTTTCCGGCCCTCTCATTGCAAAGGGAGTGGAGTTGGCAGGTACCCGGATTGTGGGGGCAAGGGTGGACGTGGCCAGTGCAAGGCCTGGTCTGTTTCCTCTGGGACTCAGGCTCTCTGGCATTGAAGTGACGGATCCGAATGAGCCCATGACCAATGCCATTGAGATTGCTGGCATCCGTATGAAAATGGACGCAAGTGCACTGATGCTTGGCAAGGTAGATGTGAGAGAAATGGCTGTGGAAGGTATCCGCATGGGAACACCACGCAGGGTATCCGGTGCCCTGCCTGAGAAAAAGAAAGAGGAGAAGAAAAAAATGACCGTTCCTTCGGTCATGGACCGTCTCCCCATGCCGTCTATGGAAATTCCCGATGTGTCTGTCATTCTGGAGCGGGCGTCCCTTGGATCTCTGGAAGAAGCGGACAGGCTGGAAAGAACTCTGCGGGAAGAATATGAAAGATTTGAGCAAAGGCTCCGAAACCTGCCCGATGCCGATGACTTTGCGGCCTACAGAACGCGCATTGAAGATCTCAGAAAGGGAGGGGGACTTGCCGGTGTTTTGGCAGGGGCAAGGGAGCTGCGGGAGATCAAGGTCGATGTGGACAAAGATATGCTGGCCTTGCGCCGTGCCAGACAGGAAATGGAAGAGAGCGTCGCTGACCTGCGCAGGCGGATCCGATCCTTGAAAAATATGGCCACAAATGATGTACATGAGCTTGTGAGTCGTTACGGAATTTCCAGTGAAGGACTCAGCAACATGACAGGGCTCCTGTTGGGACCCGAGTGGGAAGCCCATCTGAGGAAGGGGCTTGGTCTGTACCGACGGGTGGAGCCTTTGCTTAGCAGGGCTCGTGAACGGGAAAAGAAGCCGGAACCGGAGAAACCTATGCGGAGAGAAGGCACAGACATTGTGTTTGCCGAAAGTCCTCTCCGGCCGGATTTTTTGATCCGGAGAGCCACGCTTTCCCTTGAAATTCCTGCGGGCAGCCTGAAAGGAAGTCTCCGCAATGCAACGGCACAGCAGCCCATGGTGGGAAGTCCCATGGAGCTGGATTTCAAGGGTGATCAGCTTTCCGGTCTGGAAAGTATCGGGGTGCAGCTTGTGTTTGACCGCGTGACTCCGCAAGTCCCTGCAGATCATTTCTGGCTGGGAGGAAAAGGTTGGCAGCCCGGTGCCATGGGTAGCGGTGATCTTACTTTTCTCGCAGACAGAGCTGATTTTACATTGGATTTGCAAAACCGAAGCGGAGTTTTGAAGGGCAGGGTAGAACTGGATTTCAGCGGAGTGAGTTGGGAGATGGCAGATTCCGGGGACAGTGTACGGGCTGCTGTGGCTTCAGGCCTGAGAGGAGTGGATCGTATTGCTGTGGAAGCGGATTTGACCGGAACCCTTGAAAAACCCAAGCTCAGGATCTCTTCCAGTCTGGACACTGTTGTGAGGGAGGCTGTTACCAGAGCTGCCAGAGAAGCAACGGAAGCTCTGCGTATCCGTCTGACTGAAGAGGTGCAGGCCCAGACGGATGAACGGATCCGGGAACTGGAAAGGCAGCTTGGTGGGGTGGCAGGCCTGAGACAGATACTGGATGAACGTCTGAACCTTGCAGGACGGCTGAATATCTGA
- a CDS encoding FAD-dependent oxidoreductase yields the protein MFAPAPSYQTDVIIIGGGIAGLVTALKLLDSGLSLLILDRDREEKMGGLAKESFGGICAVDTPLQKRMGIPDTPEIAWEDWKRVARFRREEKWSRAWAKRYVEHSERDIYSFLTELGIRFLPVVNWPERGMLHTANSLPRWHIAWGTGYRIIECLIKALDTHPHRRNLRFRFGHRVENLLMHDGQIAGCTGHMETTSRPFEAHADRIVLAAGGLCGGNLSRVRQHWPSHLHTIPSRLLNGSHRFADGRIHDAATAVGARLDHPDRQWHYAAGIPYPKSLVENQGLSLVPPRSALWLNAKGERIGPLPLMGYTDTAYLVERLCREEEPFSWLLLNRKIALRELAVSGCDYMTAFRYRKFFRMIRELLFGNRELTDRLIRESDEIITAPTLTELGRKMQQKVPEVPIHMKAMENSVRAYDRQIEWGPSFFTDDQLRRIAITRKYRGDRMRTCRFQQILDPAAGPLMAIRTFILTRKSLGGIRTDLNSRVLDMHDKPIPGLFAAGETAGFGGGNMHGRGALEGTFLGGAILTAHHAAQSIAKGE from the coding sequence ATGTTTGCTCCGGCACCTTCCTATCAGACAGACGTGATCATTATCGGCGGAGGCATCGCCGGACTGGTTACAGCACTCAAGCTTCTGGACAGTGGCCTTTCTCTTCTCATTCTGGACAGAGACAGGGAAGAAAAAATGGGAGGACTTGCCAAGGAATCCTTCGGTGGCATCTGTGCCGTGGACACCCCCCTCCAAAAACGCATGGGAATCCCGGATACGCCAGAAATTGCATGGGAAGACTGGAAACGGGTTGCCCGTTTCCGCAGGGAGGAAAAATGGTCCAGAGCCTGGGCCAAGCGCTACGTGGAACATTCAGAAAGGGATATCTACTCTTTCCTTACGGAACTTGGCATCCGCTTTCTGCCCGTTGTCAACTGGCCGGAACGGGGCATGCTGCATACAGCCAACTCCCTGCCCAGATGGCACATCGCCTGGGGAACGGGTTACCGCATTATCGAATGCCTTATCAAGGCACTGGATACCCACCCCCACCGCCGTAATCTCCGCTTCCGATTCGGTCATCGCGTGGAAAATCTTCTCATGCACGATGGTCAGATTGCTGGCTGCACAGGCCATATGGAAACGACGAGCCGCCCCTTTGAAGCCCATGCGGACAGAATTGTACTCGCCGCCGGCGGCCTCTGCGGGGGAAATTTATCACGGGTCCGCCAACACTGGCCCTCTCATCTGCATACTATCCCTTCCAGACTTCTCAACGGTAGTCATCGTTTTGCGGACGGACGCATCCATGATGCCGCAACAGCCGTCGGTGCCCGACTGGATCATCCGGACCGGCAGTGGCACTATGCGGCAGGCATTCCCTACCCGAAAAGCCTTGTGGAAAATCAGGGATTAAGCCTTGTACCACCACGATCGGCCCTCTGGCTCAACGCCAAAGGAGAACGCATCGGCCCCCTGCCCCTGATGGGCTATACGGATACGGCCTATCTTGTCGAACGACTGTGCCGGGAGGAAGAACCCTTTTCATGGCTGCTTCTCAACCGGAAGATCGCCCTGCGGGAGCTGGCCGTATCGGGCTGTGATTATATGACGGCTTTCCGTTACAGAAAATTTTTCCGCATGATCCGGGAACTGCTGTTCGGCAACAGAGAACTCACAGACCGGCTCATCCGGGAATCCGATGAGATCATTACAGCCCCCACCCTGACGGAACTTGGCCGAAAGATGCAGCAGAAAGTACCGGAAGTTCCCATCCATATGAAAGCCATGGAAAATTCCGTACGGGCCTATGACCGTCAAATTGAGTGGGGGCCATCCTTTTTTACGGATGATCAGCTCAGGCGCATTGCCATCACCCGAAAATACCGGGGTGACCGGATGCGCACCTGCCGTTTCCAACAGATTCTCGATCCTGCGGCAGGCCCTCTTATGGCCATCCGCACCTTCATCCTCACCCGAAAATCCCTTGGCGGCATCCGGACAGATCTGAACAGCCGGGTACTGGATATGCACGACAAACCCATACCCGGCCTCTTTGCAGCAGGTGAAACCGCCGGCTTCGGCGGTGGCAACATGCATGGCAGGGGGGCACTGGAAGGCACGTTTCTGGGGGGAGCCATTCTGACGGCACACCATGCAGCCCAAAGTATTGCAAAAGGAGAATAG
- a CDS encoding YkgJ family cysteine cluster protein: MWETVFINYRTLVQRVEEKLGEIRSGVGDSMACRKGCDGCCRHISIFMVEACWLVLALEALTGPERSRIRERARHADPEGCCPLLEEGCCVLYAARPLICRTHGYPILVEEGGDAFLDCCPLNFTDNLAEMLPFSLSLDSLNRMLSAVHTLFMKESPMVDRAVPDRMSIAEALLMDWESWTCGSMQR, from the coding sequence ATGTGGGAAACGGTTTTTATCAATTACAGAACCCTTGTTCAGCGGGTGGAAGAAAAACTCGGTGAAATCCGTTCCGGCGTGGGAGATTCGATGGCCTGCCGGAAAGGTTGTGATGGTTGCTGTCGGCATATTTCCATCTTTATGGTAGAGGCCTGCTGGCTGGTTCTGGCCCTTGAGGCCCTTACCGGGCCTGAAAGAAGCCGAATCCGGGAACGGGCCCGGCATGCGGATCCCGAAGGATGCTGCCCGTTGCTGGAAGAGGGCTGCTGTGTTTTGTATGCAGCCCGGCCCCTGATCTGCCGGACCCATGGCTATCCCATACTGGTTGAAGAGGGGGGGGATGCTTTTCTCGATTGTTGCCCTCTGAATTTCACGGACAATCTTGCGGAGATGCTTCCTTTTTCCCTTTCCCTTGATTCTCTGAACCGTATGCTCTCGGCCGTACATACCCTTTTTATGAAGGAAAGCCCCATGGTAGATCGCGCTGTACCGGACAGAATGAGTATTGCCGAAGCTTTGCTTATGGATTGGGAATCATGGACTTGCGGAAGCATGCAGCGTTAA
- a CDS encoding class I SAM-dependent rRNA methyltransferase, whose amino-acid sequence MKKEVVVSEKGAGALHRRHPWVFSGAIREVRGYPALGDTVDIIDEKNNWLASGAYSPSSRIRVRVWTFSPSEKVDANFFVQRIQSAAMVRAGLYPNGSVTALRLVAGEADGLPGLIVDRYDRVAVCQFQSAGVERWKGAIVEALARLPGIESVYERSDASVRKKEGLSLQTGLLYGPEPPEMMDIQEGRVRFRIDIRSGHKTGFYLDQRESRARVMGCSNGMRVLNAFSYTGGFGIAALVGGACSVVNMDTSRPSLDMAEVNARLNGCCPDRMENVEGNAFQLLRGFRSDGRLFDLVVLDPPKFAESRIQLPKAARGYKDINMLGMQVLAPGGLLFTYSCSGAMEQDLFQKIVADAALDAGRQGRILRRMEQGPDHPVSLNFPEGNYLKGLMIQMD is encoded by the coding sequence ATGAAAAAGGAAGTTGTCGTAAGTGAGAAGGGGGCCGGAGCCCTACATCGCCGTCACCCATGGGTATTTTCCGGTGCCATCCGTGAGGTAAGGGGTTATCCTGCCCTGGGTGATACGGTGGACATTATTGATGAAAAAAATAACTGGCTTGCCAGCGGAGCCTACTCACCTTCCTCCCGCATTCGGGTCCGGGTGTGGACCTTTAGCCCTTCGGAAAAAGTGGATGCGAATTTTTTTGTCCAGAGAATCCAGTCGGCTGCCATGGTACGGGCTGGTCTGTATCCCAATGGTTCCGTAACGGCTCTCAGGCTGGTGGCCGGTGAGGCGGACGGGCTGCCTGGCCTGATTGTGGATCGCTATGACAGGGTGGCTGTCTGTCAGTTTCAGTCCGCTGGGGTGGAGCGATGGAAAGGTGCCATTGTGGAGGCACTGGCACGGCTTCCCGGTATTGAGAGTGTCTATGAACGATCCGATGCTTCTGTGCGGAAAAAAGAAGGGCTGTCTTTACAGACCGGCCTGTTGTATGGACCGGAACCGCCAGAAATGATGGATATTCAGGAAGGGCGCGTTCGCTTCCGTATAGATATCCGTTCCGGCCATAAAACCGGCTTCTATCTGGACCAGAGGGAGAGCCGGGCAAGGGTGATGGGCTGCAGTAACGGCATGCGGGTTCTCAATGCCTTTTCCTATACAGGCGGCTTCGGCATTGCCGCACTGGTGGGCGGTGCATGTTCCGTTGTCAATATGGATACCTCCCGGCCGTCTCTGGATATGGCCGAAGTCAATGCCCGTCTGAACGGGTGCTGTCCGGACAGGATGGAAAATGTGGAGGGAAACGCTTTTCAGCTTTTGAGGGGCTTTCGCAGTGATGGACGTCTTTTTGACCTTGTGGTTCTGGATCCTCCTAAATTCGCTGAATCCAGAATACAGCTGCCGAAGGCGGCCAGAGGATACAAGGATATCAATATGCTGGGTATGCAGGTGCTGGCTCCGGGTGGCCTCCTGTTCACTTATTCCTGTTCCGGTGCCATGGAGCAGGATCTGTTTCAGAAGATTGTAGCGGATGCCGCCCTGGATGCAGGTCGGCAGGGACGGATTCTGAGAAGAATGGAACAGGGTCCGGATCACCCCGTTTCTTTGAATTTTCCCGAAGGAAACTACCTGAAAGGTTTGATGATACAGATGGATTAG
- the purB gene encoding adenylosuccinate lyase, which yields MEQICALGVLDGRYRRLTEDLRDIFSEYGLIRHRLVVELRWLRFLVEHLKIVDISDEDLDRIEAIGSSFTPEEALKVKAIEKTTNHDVKAVEYYIKERLDDLGLGAVREWTHFACTSDDINNTAYALMLQAGRDYILNQAQEVLTAIETLARTGRCAAMMSRTHGQPATPTTMGKEMVNFAWRIRQEMESLSSVRIGAKMNGATGNFNAHMAAFPGVDWIRASGIFLSQYLEVSPVLYSTQINPNHSIAQVLHAMVRMAGVLMDLDRDMWGYISLGYFRQRLKEGEVGSSTMPHKVNPIDFENGEGNLGIAMAMMEHMAAKLLQSRFQRDLTDSTVLRNMGALFGYMTIGCKNTLKGLGKVALDPDRLREDLEANPELLAEPIQTVMRVYGEENPYEKLKELTRGHRIQLKDFSRLIDSLEKVPEKAKEEMRQLTPAGYTGLAVSLVDHYFAEYGG from the coding sequence ATGGAACAGATTTGTGCTTTGGGTGTGCTGGATGGCCGTTATCGCAGGCTTACGGAAGATCTCCGGGATATTTTTTCTGAATATGGACTGATCCGGCACCGGCTGGTCGTAGAACTGCGCTGGCTGCGTTTTCTTGTGGAACACCTGAAGATTGTGGATATTTCGGATGAAGATCTGGATCGCATCGAGGCCATTGGCTCCTCGTTCACGCCGGAAGAAGCTCTGAAGGTGAAAGCTATTGAGAAGACCACCAATCATGATGTGAAGGCCGTGGAATACTATATCAAGGAAAGGCTGGATGATCTGGGGCTCGGTGCTGTCCGGGAATGGACCCATTTTGCCTGTACGTCTGATGACATCAATAATACGGCCTATGCCCTGATGCTTCAGGCGGGCAGGGACTATATTCTGAATCAGGCACAGGAGGTTCTCACAGCCATTGAAACCCTTGCCCGGACGGGCCGCTGTGCGGCCATGATGAGCCGTACCCATGGTCAGCCTGCCACACCCACTACCATGGGTAAGGAGATGGTCAATTTTGCCTGGCGCATTCGCCAGGAAATGGAAAGCCTTTCCTCCGTTCGTATCGGAGCTAAAATGAATGGAGCTACGGGAAATTTCAATGCCCACATGGCCGCTTTTCCGGGGGTTGACTGGATTCGGGCTTCCGGTATTTTTCTTTCGCAGTATCTCGAGGTGAGTCCTGTTCTCTATTCAACACAAATTAACCCCAACCACAGTATCGCTCAGGTGCTGCATGCCATGGTACGCATGGCGGGTGTTCTGATGGATCTGGACCGGGACATGTGGGGATACATCAGCCTGGGGTATTTCCGCCAGCGTCTTAAAGAGGGAGAAGTGGGTTCGTCTACCATGCCTCATAAGGTGAATCCCATTGATTTTGAAAACGGTGAGGGAAACCTGGGCATAGCTATGGCCATGATGGAGCATATGGCAGCCAAGCTGTTGCAGAGTCGTTTTCAGAGAGATCTGACGGATTCCACGGTTTTGAGAAATATGGGAGCCCTTTTTGGTTATATGACCATAGGATGCAAGAATACTCTGAAAGGCCTGGGCAAGGTGGCTCTCGATCCAGATCGGCTGAGAGAGGATCTGGAAGCCAATCCTGAACTTCTTGCGGAACCTATTCAGACGGTGATGCGGGTGTATGGTGAAGAAAATCCCTACGAGAAACTGAAAGAGCTGACCCGGGGGCATCGAATTCAGCTGAAAGATTTTTCCCGTCTGATCGATTCCCTTGAAAAGGTTCCGGAAAAGGCGAAAGAGGAAATGCGGCAGTTGACTCCTGCCGGTTATACGGGGCTGGCCGTTTCTCTGGTGGATCATTATTTTGCGGAGTATGGTGGATAA
- a CDS encoding OmpA family protein, with amino-acid sequence MKKSCLPGLILTGLFLMQAVPAFSEALNTLVVLRDGTRIQSSAYHIPADYTEEGLLRHDSSVRVRDLQLSAFRFTREGQRFFVPLEEARRKFASVELLSVPGSSSHGSLVMKITPIQGEPFDVQQGALIRHVGDEYPAFEMEVEKYVASEDRWQRNYLAWKDVKEIHFKRLQPVEKDEKPEEEERVLVGTPLTGDGHSVEVLTELLLAMVQAGRSGGRLSFDVRFDVNAATLRPDSRNVLDRLGAALRDPRLAGTRFRLGGHADTTGQAAHNLNLSRRRAESVRSYLVQQAGIETYRLEASGYGDTRPVATNRTPEGRQSNRRVEIEFLPPG; translated from the coding sequence ATGAAAAAAAGCTGTCTTCCGGGGCTCATTCTGACAGGCCTTTTTCTGATGCAGGCCGTACCGGCCTTTTCCGAAGCTTTGAATACGCTGGTAGTGCTCAGGGATGGTACTCGTATTCAGTCTTCCGCCTATCATATCCCTGCGGATTATACGGAAGAAGGCCTGCTCAGACATGATTCGTCCGTTCGTGTGCGGGATCTTCAGCTGTCTGCTTTTCGTTTTACCAGAGAAGGGCAGCGTTTTTTTGTTCCTTTGGAAGAAGCCCGCCGCAAATTTGCCAGTGTGGAGCTGCTCAGTGTGCCCGGATCTTCTTCCCACGGCAGTCTTGTTATGAAGATTACTCCCATTCAGGGAGAGCCTTTTGATGTGCAGCAGGGTGCGCTCATACGCCATGTGGGGGATGAGTACCCGGCTTTTGAGATGGAAGTCGAAAAATATGTGGCTTCTGAAGATCGCTGGCAGCGGAACTATCTGGCCTGGAAGGATGTGAAGGAGATTCATTTTAAAAGACTGCAGCCCGTTGAGAAGGATGAAAAGCCGGAGGAAGAAGAGAGGGTCCTGGTGGGTACTCCTTTGACGGGGGATGGGCATTCCGTGGAAGTCCTGACGGAGCTGCTGCTGGCTATGGTACAGGCGGGTAGAAGTGGCGGTCGTTTGAGCTTTGATGTGCGATTTGATGTGAATGCGGCTACCCTGCGTCCGGATTCCCGGAACGTGCTGGACCGGCTGGGGGCTGCCCTTCGGGATCCCCGCCTTGCGGGAACCCGTTTTCGGCTGGGCGGACATGCGGATACCACGGGTCAGGCCGCTCATAACCTGAACCTGAGCCGCAGAAGGGCTGAATCCGTCCGCAGCTATCTGGTGCAGCAGGCCGGCATTGAAACCTATCGTCTGGAAGCATCCGGATATGGAGATACCCGGCCGGTGGCAACAAACCGTACGCCCGAGGGAAGGCAGTCTAACCGCAGGGTGGAGATTGAGTTTCTGCCGCCCGGCTAG